The Salinibaculum sp. SYNS191 genome has a window encoding:
- a CDS encoding DNA topoisomerase I — protein sequence MELIITEKENAARRIAEILSEGTAEPERRNGVNVYRWGDKRVVGLSGHVVGVDFPPEYADWRDVEPVELIDADITKSPTKENIVKALRELARRADEATIATDYDREGELIGKEAYELIREETTVPIKRVRFSSITDNEVQQAFANPDDLDFDLAAAGEARQIIDLVWGAALTRFLSLSARQLGDDFISVGRVQSPTLKLIVDREREIEAFDPEDYWELFSTLSKNTVEGTSTSHDGTGVPSDGDAFEAQYFYDDDGTEAERVWDEDAANEAHERLQQATAATVTSVRRRTRTDTPPTPFNTTAFISAAGSLGYSAQQAMSIAEELYTAGYLTYPRTDNTVYPADLEPDDLLDAFVGSSEFGEDAESLLALEDIEPTEGDKETTDHPPIHPTGELPGRGELSDSEWEIYELVVRRFFATVAEAATWEHLRVVAEAEGCQLKANGKRLVEAGYHEVYPYASASENHVPDVAEGEELSVSDVHLDAKQTQPPRRYGQSRLIKQMEALGLGTKSTRHNTIEKLYDRGYIENDPPRPTALAEAVVEAAEAYADHVVSDEMTARLEADMAAIADGEADLEDVTAESREMLEQVFEELRDSREAIGDHLQESLKADRRLGPCPDCGEDLLVRRSRQGSYFVGCDGFPDCRYTLPLPNTGEPLVLDDVCDDHEMHHVKMLAGRDTFVHGCPRCKAEEADDSEDEVIGACPECGETHDGELAIKQLRSGSRLVGCTRYPDCDYSLPLPRRGDIEITDTYCEEHDLPELVVHSGDEPWELGCPICNYHEYQAEQAVDDLEDLDGLGAKTAEKLAEAGIESLSDLQGADADDVAATVQGVSADQLREWQAQVPA from the coding sequence GTGGAACTGATAATCACCGAGAAGGAGAACGCCGCCCGACGTATCGCCGAGATACTCAGCGAGGGGACCGCAGAGCCAGAGCGCCGCAACGGCGTCAACGTCTACCGCTGGGGTGACAAGCGCGTCGTCGGCCTCTCCGGGCACGTCGTCGGCGTCGACTTCCCGCCCGAGTACGCCGACTGGCGCGACGTCGAGCCCGTCGAACTCATCGACGCCGACATCACCAAATCGCCCACGAAGGAAAACATCGTGAAGGCCCTCCGTGAACTGGCGCGCCGCGCCGACGAGGCGACCATCGCCACCGACTACGACCGCGAGGGGGAACTCATCGGGAAGGAGGCCTACGAACTCATCCGGGAGGAGACGACGGTTCCAATCAAGCGGGTCCGCTTCTCCTCGATTACCGACAACGAGGTCCAGCAGGCCTTCGCCAACCCCGACGACCTGGACTTCGACCTGGCTGCGGCCGGCGAGGCCCGCCAGATTATCGACCTCGTCTGGGGGGCGGCCCTGACGCGCTTTCTCTCACTGTCGGCCCGGCAGCTGGGGGACGACTTCATCTCCGTCGGCCGCGTGCAGTCGCCGACGCTGAAGCTCATCGTCGACCGCGAGCGCGAAATCGAGGCCTTCGACCCCGAGGACTACTGGGAACTGTTCTCTACCCTCTCGAAAAACACCGTCGAGGGAACCTCGACGAGCCATGACGGAACTGGCGTTCCGTCAGACGGAGACGCCTTCGAGGCCCAGTACTTCTACGACGACGACGGCACCGAGGCCGAGCGCGTCTGGGACGAGGACGCCGCGAACGAGGCCCACGAGCGTCTCCAGCAGGCGACGGCGGCGACTGTCACCTCGGTCCGCCGCCGGACGCGGACGGACACCCCGCCGACGCCGTTCAACACCACGGCGTTCATCAGCGCCGCCGGGTCGCTGGGCTACTCCGCCCAGCAGGCGATGTCCATCGCCGAGGAGCTGTACACCGCCGGCTACCTGACGTACCCGCGGACGGACAACACGGTCTACCCGGCGGACCTCGAACCGGACGACCTACTCGATGCCTTCGTGGGTAGCAGTGAGTTCGGCGAGGATGCAGAGTCCCTGCTGGCGCTGGAGGACATCGAGCCGACGGAGGGCGACAAGGAGACCACCGACCACCCGCCCATTCACCCGACCGGCGAACTGCCGGGCCGGGGCGAACTCAGCGACAGCGAGTGGGAGATATACGAACTCGTCGTCCGGCGCTTCTTCGCGACGGTCGCGGAGGCGGCCACCTGGGAGCACCTGCGCGTCGTCGCCGAGGCCGAGGGCTGTCAGCTCAAGGCAAACGGCAAGCGCCTCGTCGAGGCCGGCTACCACGAGGTCTACCCCTACGCGAGCGCCAGCGAGAACCACGTCCCCGACGTGGCGGAAGGGGAGGAGCTGTCGGTCAGCGACGTCCACCTCGACGCCAAGCAGACCCAGCCGCCGCGGCGGTACGGCCAGTCCCGGCTCATCAAGCAGATGGAGGCACTTGGACTTGGGACAAAGAGCACGCGACACAATACCATCGAGAAACTGTACGACCGCGGCTACATCGAGAACGACCCGCCGCGACCCACCGCACTCGCGGAGGCCGTCGTCGAGGCTGCAGAGGCCTACGCCGACCACGTCGTCAGCGACGAGATGACCGCGCGGCTCGAAGCGGACATGGCAGCCATCGCCGACGGCGAGGCGGACCTGGAAGACGTCACCGCAGAGTCCCGCGAGATGCTCGAACAGGTCTTCGAGGAACTGCGCGACTCGCGCGAGGCTATCGGCGACCACCTCCAGGAGTCGCTGAAGGCCGACCGGCGGCTGGGTCCCTGCCCCGACTGCGGCGAGGACCTGCTCGTCCGGCGGAGCCGCCAGGGCTCATACTTCGTCGGGTGCGACGGGTTCCCCGACTGCCGGTACACGCTCCCGCTGCCCAACACCGGCGAGCCGCTCGTCCTCGACGACGTCTGCGATGACCACGAGATGCACCATGTCAAGATGCTCGCCGGCCGGGACACGTTCGTCCACGGCTGTCCCCGCTGCAAGGCCGAGGAGGCAGACGACAGCGAGGACGAGGTCATCGGCGCGTGTCCGGAATGCGGTGAGACCCACGACGGGGAACTCGCAATCAAACAGCTCCGGTCCGGGTCGCGACTGGTCGGCTGTACGCGCTACCCCGACTGTGACTACTCGCTGCCGCTGCCCCGGCGGGGCGACATCGAGATTACCGACACCTACTGCGAGGAGCACGACCTGCCGGAACTGGTCGTCCACAGCGGCGACGAGCCGTGGGAACTGGGCTGTCCCATCTGCAACTACCACGAGTACCAGGCCGAGCAGGCGGTCGACGACCTCGAAGACCTCGACGGCCTGGGCGCGAAGACGGCCGAGAAACTGGCCGAGGCCGGCATCGAGTCGCTGTCGGACCTCCAGGGTGCCGACGCGGACGACGTCGCCGCCACGGTCCAGGGCGTCTCCGCCGACCAGCTCCGCGAGTGGCAGGCGCAGGTCCCTGCCTGA
- a CDS encoding arylamine N-acetyltransferase family protein: protein MNTADYLARLGVEPAAVDDHSVETLAEIQRAHVTSVPFENLAITGDLLAGEDTPGVSLSLPALYEKIVERERGGFCYELNGLFGWLLAELGFDVERIPAAVLDEEGQVGTPANHHTLVVDLGRRYVVDVGVAVPTLRQPLPLDGTLREDSAGVAWRVAESDRPDADYCTEFRSPGAEWERRFVFRDHPVALDYFAASCRYLSTAPESSFTSGPFATIATDAGHLKLKPETLTVIEGGETREQSLDDGEFHDVLEREFGISLA, encoded by the coding sequence GTGAACACTGCGGACTACCTGGCGCGGCTGGGAGTCGAGCCAGCAGCCGTCGACGACCACTCCGTCGAGACGCTGGCTGAAATCCAGCGCGCACACGTCACCAGCGTCCCCTTCGAGAACCTCGCTATCACCGGCGACCTGCTCGCCGGAGAGGACACCCCGGGCGTCTCGCTCTCGCTGCCGGCGCTCTACGAGAAAATCGTCGAGCGCGAGCGCGGGGGCTTCTGTTACGAACTCAACGGGCTGTTCGGCTGGCTGCTCGCCGAACTCGGCTTCGACGTCGAGCGAATCCCCGCGGCCGTCCTCGACGAGGAGGGCCAGGTCGGGACGCCGGCGAACCACCACACGCTCGTCGTCGACCTCGGCCGGCGCTACGTCGTCGACGTCGGCGTCGCCGTCCCCACGCTCCGTCAGCCGCTCCCGCTGGACGGGACACTCCGCGAGGACAGTGCCGGCGTCGCCTGGCGCGTCGCAGAGAGCGACCGGCCCGACGCCGACTACTGCACGGAGTTTCGCAGCCCCGGCGCCGAGTGGGAGCGCCGCTTCGTCTTCCGCGACCACCCGGTCGCCCTCGACTACTTCGCGGCGAGTTGCCGGTACCTCTCGACCGCTCCCGAGTCGTCGTTCACCAGCGGCCCCTTCGCGACCATCGCCACCGACGCCGGCCACCTGAAACTCAAGCCGGAGACACTCACCGTCATCGAGGGCGGCGAGACCCGTGAACAGTCCCTCGACGACGGCGAGTTCCACGACGTGCTCGAACGGGAGTTCGGGATTTCGCTGGCGTGA